From Cryptococcus neoformans var. grubii H99 chromosome 6, complete sequence:
TTGAGAATGACCATCACTAATCATGGCAACAGTACATGGAGCCATCGTGCAGATGGCTCCGGTTGGTAACCCATGAAACATGACACGCTTTCTATACCATGTGCAGATTGATTTTCACGACGGCTGGGGCCATGTGCAAGACATCGTTTCACGACCTAATTGATTGCCTGACGATCAGCTGTTTACACTGCCTTACCAAGCTCATCCATAGTTGTTCGATCCCTCGGACACTGGATTACTTTTTCAGGATATCACCCCCCCCACTTGACAACCATGAGCAAATCGTATGCAATCAACAGTCCCATAAACTTGCGATGCAAACTTTCACAAGTCAATGCTTTGCATAAAAGCCCGATAATCTGTCCAATGCATCTCATCTAACCGAtgacaatcttctcctcatcatcgttgaAAGCATACTCGGGGATTTCGAGGTTAAGAGGAGCGGGACCTCGTCGGATTCGACCAGAGATGTCGTAATGGGAACCGTGGCAAGGGCAGAACCAACCTCCGTAGTCACCAGCTTCACCTACAAAACTATTAGCAGTTTTTCAACGGTAGGTGCTTGTTTAGAAAGACTTACCGATGGGAACACAACCAAGATGTGTGCAGACACCAAGCATAACAAGCCTATCTCAAGATCAGCGTTTAGAATTCTTTTTTAATCCAaaatgaaaaaagaagCACTTACCACTCCGGTCGCTGTGTCCTCTGTTCATCGGTCTCGGGATCACGCAGAGTCTTGACGTCAATATTGTTGGCctcatcaatctcatcaGGAGTTCGGTGTCGGATGAACACTGGCTTTCCTCGCCACTTGACGATAAGGTTCTTTCCTACACGACCCCAATCAGTCATTGCCCAATGTGCCCCAACGCCACTGCCATGCCCTTGTCTTAAAACTCACCCTCGGGAATGGAACCCATCTCAACCTCAATCTTCGCCAACGCCAAAACATCCGCAGAAGCGGCCATGTTACTCAACATATCGACCGCTGTGCTCTTCACACTAGAGGCACCAAGAGCACCGAGGGCACCGACCATAAAGTAGGAGACGTTTCGGGTGGTGTTGGGGTTCTTGGCACGGTAGGCGCTGAAATCGGGGACATCAgtggcggaggaagaggcggcaGCGGGGACATTTCGGGTAGTGGAGAGGAATCGTTGTTGGAAGCCCGGTGGTGTGGGGAGGGCTAGTGGGCATTGCAAAAGTTAGTTATTGGTCAAACGCGATTTGTGATTTGTCCATCTCCGTCCTGCCTCTACGCATCGTCCTttccccctttcccactcTACCCTCTGCGAGTTCTTTTTGTCTAGCGTAATACTCACCATTGGTCCTACCGATGTGGCCCCTGGCACCAGCCTTAAACGCCCAAGCAGCGGGGATGTCGGGCCTAGGACCCGCCTGGCCGTCGTGGCCGTGGCTGTGGGCGTCACCGGCAGCGGGGACGGCGAGGGAGATGCCGCGAGCGAGGGGAGCGCCGGAGGCGAGAGTGCGGGTACTGGGAAGGAGGTTGATTCTGCCGATGTGGG
This genomic window contains:
- a CDS encoding ubiquinol-cytochrome c reductase, iron-sulfur subunit; this translates as MAAHIGRINLLPSTRTLASGAPLARGISLAVPAAGDAHSHGHDGQAGPRPDIPAAWAFKAGARGHIGRTNALPTPPGFQQRFLSTTRNVPAAASSSATDVPDFSAYRAKNPNTTRNVSYFMVGALGALGASSVKSTAVDMLSNMAASADVLALAKIEVEMGSIPEGKNLIVKWRGKPVFIRHRTPDEIDEANNIDVKTLRDPETDEQRTQRPEWLVMLGVCTHLGCVPIGEAGDYGGWFCPCHGSHYDISGRIRRGPAPLNLEIPEYAFNDDEEKIVIG